The following proteins are encoded in a genomic region of Gimesia algae:
- a CDS encoding VWA domain-containing protein, translated as MDKLKQLLESYFEIPVAGPGQGSAWNLQWSSPWPGWLPDWAVLLLGSGIVFLLIYAYLKDTAHLNLKKRIVLIGMRLTLFAIVILFLTRFTLTIHRTGLPFVAVLIDDSASMGLEDDYAESASASVSKPFQQESRGKNRLELVKDLLLQNEARFLTELQDKHKLRLYHFSEECLPLGAQGLIDLQDYQRTQELIKQLEPVGKETRPFHAVQKVLNDFRGTPPTAIIVLSDGISSTGDLDLLSRAGALAKSKLVPIFPVGVGSEQPVKDLQLYDLLVDDVAFINDPITVSAKVKFFGIQSGNMTVSLKEARTGSPLASRQFPINTQKDSQKIELTFTPTRPGLLEYVIQVEPVKGEVNLKNNQQTGQLSVLDQKIRVLLVDSVPRYEYRYLKHLLERDKTIELRSILQESDLEYSSEDATALDYFPVKKEDLYQYDVVIVGDADPAYFSQAVFENLDQFVREKGGGLIMVAGPRFSPHAYTNTSLEELLPVEISKNRQPTEYKPVIEGFQPELTTEGQFSTSIFRFADNAEESQAIWNNLPELYWFYPADEIKPGASVFAVHPTQKGKNGQRIPIISTQRVGAGKVIFNATDDLWRWRDLVGDLYYSRFWVQTIRYLSRSKLLNQEQAVELALDRKTYQQGDTVQFRVKFLDEQLIPSDSKKVTVMLERQGEASRPLQLTPLEKSPVIFEGSVSNIQEGAYHTWVSQPILQGNPPSVDFRVEISQRELVNRDMNQSDMKKTARESRGKYFPIFAAEQLPQSIPAGHPVPLENEEPIPLWNRWEFLILFTLLISAEWLLRKRFRLV; from the coding sequence TATCTGAAAGATACCGCTCATCTGAATTTAAAAAAGCGTATCGTCCTGATTGGGATGCGACTGACACTGTTTGCCATTGTCATTCTGTTCCTCACCCGGTTCACATTAACCATTCATAGAACCGGTTTGCCATTCGTTGCCGTCCTGATTGATGATTCTGCCAGTATGGGACTCGAAGATGACTACGCAGAATCCGCTTCCGCCAGCGTGAGCAAACCGTTCCAGCAAGAGAGTCGGGGGAAAAACCGACTGGAACTCGTCAAAGATCTCCTGCTGCAAAACGAAGCCCGGTTTTTGACGGAACTTCAGGATAAACACAAACTGCGACTTTATCATTTTTCCGAAGAATGCCTGCCCCTGGGTGCACAAGGCCTGATCGATCTCCAGGATTATCAGCGGACACAGGAACTCATAAAACAGCTGGAACCGGTGGGAAAAGAAACGCGTCCCTTTCATGCAGTACAAAAAGTTCTTAACGACTTTCGGGGGACTCCACCGACGGCCATCATTGTGCTTAGTGATGGTATATCCAGCACCGGTGACCTGGACCTCCTGTCAAGAGCGGGCGCACTTGCAAAATCCAAACTGGTTCCCATCTTTCCCGTTGGAGTCGGCAGCGAACAACCAGTCAAAGACCTGCAGTTGTATGACCTGCTGGTTGATGATGTCGCTTTTATCAACGACCCGATCACGGTGTCTGCCAAGGTCAAATTCTTCGGCATTCAGTCCGGTAACATGACTGTCAGTCTCAAAGAAGCGCGCACGGGTAGCCCGCTGGCGTCACGGCAGTTCCCGATCAATACCCAGAAAGATTCTCAGAAAATTGAACTGACCTTCACACCCACGAGACCCGGGTTACTCGAATATGTCATCCAGGTAGAACCTGTGAAAGGTGAAGTCAATCTCAAGAATAATCAGCAGACCGGTCAGCTATCTGTACTCGACCAGAAAATCCGTGTCCTGCTGGTCGATTCCGTTCCCCGTTATGAATACCGCTATCTCAAGCATCTGCTGGAACGGGATAAAACAATCGAACTTCGCAGTATACTGCAGGAATCGGATCTGGAATATTCATCAGAGGATGCCACCGCCCTCGATTATTTTCCCGTCAAAAAAGAAGACCTGTACCAATATGATGTCGTCATTGTGGGCGATGCCGATCCTGCCTACTTCAGCCAGGCAGTATTTGAGAACCTGGATCAGTTCGTTCGGGAAAAAGGGGGAGGACTGATCATGGTTGCCGGACCTCGTTTTTCTCCACACGCCTATACAAACACCAGTCTGGAAGAACTGCTTCCAGTCGAGATTTCCAAAAACAGGCAACCAACAGAATACAAACCGGTAATCGAAGGGTTTCAGCCCGAATTGACCACAGAAGGACAGTTCAGCACATCCATCTTTCGGTTTGCAGACAATGCCGAAGAAAGTCAGGCGATCTGGAATAACCTGCCGGAACTTTACTGGTTTTATCCAGCAGATGAGATCAAACCGGGCGCCTCCGTGTTTGCAGTGCATCCCACACAAAAAGGAAAAAATGGTCAGAGAATCCCCATCATCTCGACCCAGCGTGTCGGCGCCGGCAAAGTGATCTTTAATGCTACGGATGACCTGTGGAGGTGGCGGGACCTGGTGGGTGACCTGTACTATTCCCGATTCTGGGTTCAAACGATTCGCTATCTGAGCCGATCCAAACTCTTAAACCAGGAACAGGCTGTGGAACTGGCTCTGGACCGTAAAACTTATCAGCAAGGCGATACCGTACAGTTTCGTGTCAAATTTCTCGATGAGCAGTTAATCCCCTCTGATTCAAAAAAAGTGACGGTCATGCTCGAACGCCAGGGAGAGGCTTCGCGGCCCCTGCAGTTAACGCCTCTGGAAAAATCACCTGTAATTTTTGAGGGCAGCGTGTCAAATATCCAGGAAGGCGCCTACCACACCTGGGTCTCTCAACCCATTCTTCAGGGAAACCCGCCGTCGGTAGATTTTCGTGTCGAAATTTCTCAACGTGAACTGGTCAACCGGGATATGAATCAGAGTGATATGAAAAAAACGGCCCGGGAATCGCGTGGAAAATATTTCCCCATCTTTGCTGCCGAGCAGCTGCCTCAGTCCATACCGGCGGGTCATCCTGTTCCCCTGGAAAATGAAGAACCGATTCCTCTCTGGAACCGCTGGGAATTCCTGATTCTGTTTACTTTACTGATCTCAGCAGAATGGCTGTTAAGAAAACGTTTTCGCTTAGTATAA
- a CDS encoding coiled-coil domain-containing protein produces the protein MQHSIRTQLEQLHHKIRQLIWLNGLCWGLTLFLGLAALIISLDWMLDISDPASRLLLGLAAGSTVIWILWKHLIVPLKTPLTDLDLALKIERRYPILRDSFSSSIQFDHQSNTQFAGSTQMRQAVIEDAFQRASQINFLELIDTHPLRKIMFSATFLCLLTAFLTLLHPQEVILGLHRLILPFSAPDWPQRVELQILDEDLVPIETGPNNPYQVVEGQTFQFFVENRNGTPPEDLRIEYQTRQKQQAAGKIYSDPLRIVSVPDASGVAHELGTGSLVVSNKLLKLRAVGGDDKHMPWLNIVSVPPTMIQLEQVRLRPPAYTQLSEEILPAGIGNFKVLVGTRVEFKASSNKLLKTVALRIKNSEPVPLKLQPDRKHFAGSFVVNAPGTYSYWFEAENDQGFKPPAPEHYEITATSDGVPEVFLEVPDTDLQVTPAAQIPLMVVVHDDLGIESVLIRYQKSSSQESLSRALRTDRENFSFPLPFSSESSANQRESQLKDLTLTDNWKLAALALKEGDRIIFRAEARDLFQDSTSANSQEGQPVDSHTGTSISRVLTIVSPQFKANELANRQANLLEELARILKDQRLLHTEIKDVQHQLQRVGQARTEEIDTIKQVEMDQKRIASQLHSPRTGLEQRSSELLQELEWNRIEDPAMQQRLAELNTELSQLNQQVFPEIQEQITQARKKMLAKVDARASQDPGITSENKETKSADAEENKRTGAETSPLESLTVAGKGQQHVIERLDNVLKSLAQWQKTRDLVSELDEQIEQQRDIQNQTEKLARKTITKAFGKLKLQEQADLEKLAHRQEQQADHFKAFRNLLDSLNDQDQDISNSEQQRNQEGIDFLRKNSISEVMKQTADKLKQNQVGQALQEQQQLQESMQKLKNIFENQPASSTGEVLDELIKREQELNLIKQKQEDILQKLKKSGNALNNKEQQAELLKLRKQEQELKQQMQQLQQKLQRLSLNKAADSLQRSGRRSSQINEALQQGKTAEAQEQLQESLDDLEQAQRELAARRNEMEESLAFEEFIKLESEIKGLVERQKAVIEETTRLEQERLSRGRWSRGQLKSLKLLQQTEQDLQLKSEKVAEKLAKAPVFKLAIEKAIDHLKTAVDRLDQRLTDELTLDAEQNAESRFKTLLQALNEKTDPEQTEEQSGANQQMRPSDQIPIIAQLRLLKLLQQDILDRTTAFNDALTPQKNITAKQLELRKQLSKEQADLAELSQEILELFNQLLPDDPEQKLEIQ, from the coding sequence ATGCAACATTCCATACGCACACAACTGGAACAACTGCATCACAAAATCCGCCAGCTCATCTGGCTGAATGGTTTGTGCTGGGGACTGACGCTTTTTCTTGGACTGGCGGCATTAATCATCAGCCTGGACTGGATGCTGGATATTTCAGATCCCGCCAGCAGACTTTTACTCGGCCTCGCAGCAGGTTCAACAGTGATCTGGATCCTCTGGAAACATCTCATCGTCCCGTTAAAAACTCCGCTGACCGATTTAGACCTCGCACTGAAGATCGAACGTCGCTACCCAATCCTGCGGGACAGTTTTTCCAGCAGCATTCAGTTTGATCACCAGTCAAACACACAGTTTGCCGGCTCTACACAAATGCGTCAGGCTGTGATTGAAGATGCTTTCCAACGGGCCTCTCAGATTAATTTTCTGGAACTGATTGATACACACCCCCTCAGAAAGATTATGTTTTCGGCAACATTCCTCTGTCTCTTAACGGCTTTCTTAACCCTGCTGCATCCACAGGAAGTGATTCTGGGGCTCCATCGTCTGATACTCCCGTTCTCTGCACCGGATTGGCCACAAAGGGTTGAATTGCAGATTCTGGACGAAGACCTGGTCCCCATCGAAACCGGGCCTAATAATCCTTATCAGGTAGTCGAAGGACAGACCTTTCAGTTTTTCGTTGAAAACCGCAATGGGACACCTCCCGAAGATCTCCGTATCGAATATCAGACCCGTCAGAAACAACAGGCTGCAGGTAAAATCTATTCTGACCCCCTGCGAATTGTGTCGGTTCCCGATGCTTCGGGAGTTGCGCACGAACTGGGTACAGGGTCTTTAGTAGTTTCCAATAAACTACTCAAACTGCGCGCTGTTGGCGGTGATGATAAACATATGCCCTGGCTCAATATCGTCTCAGTCCCTCCCACCATGATTCAGCTGGAGCAGGTCAGACTCAGACCACCTGCTTACACTCAACTCTCCGAAGAAATACTTCCTGCCGGCATAGGCAACTTCAAAGTGCTGGTTGGCACACGTGTGGAGTTCAAAGCCAGTTCTAACAAACTATTGAAAACAGTAGCGCTACGAATCAAAAACAGCGAACCAGTCCCGCTTAAATTACAGCCGGATCGAAAACATTTTGCAGGCTCATTTGTTGTGAATGCGCCGGGAACTTATTCCTACTGGTTTGAAGCGGAAAATGATCAGGGCTTTAAGCCTCCCGCACCGGAACATTATGAAATCACAGCGACCAGCGATGGTGTTCCGGAAGTCTTTCTGGAAGTCCCCGATACCGATCTGCAGGTGACGCCCGCTGCTCAAATCCCCCTCATGGTCGTAGTCCATGATGACCTGGGGATTGAAAGTGTCCTCATCCGTTATCAGAAATCTTCCAGCCAGGAGTCACTCTCACGCGCATTGCGTACTGACCGCGAAAATTTTTCATTCCCCCTGCCATTCAGCTCAGAGTCTTCAGCAAACCAGCGGGAAAGCCAGTTGAAAGATCTGACACTGACAGACAACTGGAAACTCGCCGCACTGGCGCTCAAGGAAGGTGATCGGATTATTTTTCGAGCCGAAGCCCGTGATCTATTTCAGGACAGTACCTCAGCAAACTCGCAGGAAGGTCAACCTGTCGACTCCCATACAGGAACCAGTATTTCGCGTGTTTTGACGATTGTCAGCCCTCAGTTTAAAGCCAATGAACTGGCAAACCGCCAGGCAAACCTGCTGGAGGAGCTCGCTCGTATCCTGAAGGACCAGCGTCTGCTGCACACTGAAATCAAAGACGTCCAGCATCAGCTGCAACGGGTAGGCCAGGCACGTACCGAAGAAATCGATACGATTAAACAGGTGGAAATGGATCAGAAGCGAATTGCCTCTCAACTCCACAGCCCCCGTACAGGCCTGGAGCAACGCTCCAGTGAACTACTGCAGGAACTGGAATGGAACCGCATTGAAGACCCGGCCATGCAGCAGCGGCTCGCTGAACTCAACACGGAGCTTTCCCAGTTGAATCAGCAGGTTTTTCCTGAGATTCAGGAACAGATCACACAAGCTCGAAAAAAGATGCTGGCCAAAGTGGATGCCCGCGCTTCCCAGGATCCGGGTATCACATCGGAAAACAAAGAAACAAAGTCCGCTGATGCTGAAGAAAATAAGAGAACAGGAGCAGAGACGTCACCGCTGGAATCACTCACCGTCGCCGGGAAAGGGCAGCAACATGTGATCGAAAGACTGGATAATGTTTTAAAATCACTGGCGCAGTGGCAGAAAACAAGGGATCTGGTTTCCGAGCTGGATGAACAGATTGAGCAACAGCGAGACATTCAGAACCAGACCGAAAAGCTGGCCAGAAAAACCATCACCAAAGCATTTGGCAAACTGAAACTGCAGGAACAGGCAGACCTGGAAAAGCTGGCTCATCGCCAGGAACAACAGGCGGATCACTTCAAGGCGTTCCGCAACCTGCTTGACTCACTGAACGACCAGGATCAGGATATTTCAAATTCCGAACAGCAGCGAAATCAGGAAGGGATCGACTTCCTGCGGAAAAATTCTATTTCCGAAGTCATGAAGCAGACAGCCGACAAATTAAAACAAAATCAGGTAGGACAGGCTTTACAGGAACAGCAGCAACTTCAGGAGTCGATGCAGAAATTAAAAAACATCTTTGAAAATCAACCAGCCAGTTCGACTGGAGAGGTGCTAGACGAACTGATAAAAAGAGAGCAGGAATTAAACCTGATCAAACAGAAACAGGAGGACATATTACAAAAGCTGAAAAAAAGCGGGAATGCACTTAACAATAAAGAACAGCAGGCAGAACTGCTGAAGCTGAGAAAACAGGAACAGGAATTGAAACAGCAGATGCAACAGCTGCAACAGAAACTGCAGCGGCTCAGCCTCAATAAAGCGGCAGATTCGCTGCAGCGAAGTGGTCGGCGATCATCTCAGATCAATGAGGCATTACAGCAGGGTAAGACAGCAGAAGCGCAAGAGCAGCTCCAGGAATCACTTGATGATCTGGAGCAGGCCCAACGGGAACTGGCTGCCCGTCGCAACGAGATGGAGGAATCTCTTGCCTTTGAAGAATTTATCAAGCTGGAATCTGAAATCAAAGGACTGGTTGAACGGCAGAAGGCTGTCATTGAGGAAACCACGCGGCTGGAACAGGAACGCCTTTCACGTGGTCGCTGGTCACGGGGACAGTTAAAATCTCTCAAACTGCTACAGCAGACTGAACAGGACCTGCAACTCAAGTCAGAAAAAGTAGCAGAAAAACTCGCAAAAGCACCCGTTTTCAAACTGGCGATAGAAAAAGCAATCGATCACTTGAAAACGGCAGTCGACCGGCTGGACCAGAGGCTGACGGACGAACTGACACTTGACGCTGAACAGAATGCTGAATCCAGATTCAAAACTCTGTTGCAGGCGCTGAATGAAAAAACGGATCCAGAACAGACGGAAGAGCAGTCAGGCGCGAATCAGCAGATGAGGCCCTCCGATCAGATTCCCATCATTGCACAACTTCGTTTACTCAAGCTCCTGCAGCAGGATATTCTTGATCGGACGACCGCATTCAATGATGCGTTGACACCACAGAAAAATATAACGGCAAAACAGCTTGAATTAAGAAAACAACTTTCAAAAGAACAGGCTGATCTGGCAGAACTCTCACAGGAAATATTAGAACTATTTAATCAACTCCTGCCTGACGACCCGGAACAGAAACTTGAGATCCAATAA
- a CDS encoding sigma-70 family RNA polymerase sigma factor translates to MFTSLLSKDRLRIFGYIRTLVPNNSDAEDVYQHVCLTLWNKFDEFDQERDFFSWACGVAFFTVCNYRRSIGRDRHFFNQELIETMSHEREEHLNNHDIRLDFLQDCLENLSTSDQQLLKNAVFENQSVKDIARTAGKTIQTLYNRLSLLRRELAACISRKLQSERQA, encoded by the coding sequence GTGTTTACATCTTTACTGAGTAAAGATCGTTTACGAATTTTCGGTTATATCCGAACACTCGTCCCCAATAATTCAGACGCGGAAGATGTTTATCAGCATGTCTGTTTAACACTTTGGAACAAGTTTGATGAATTCGATCAGGAACGGGATTTTTTCTCCTGGGCCTGTGGAGTCGCTTTTTTTACTGTATGCAATTATCGAAGAAGCATTGGAAGGGATCGACATTTTTTCAATCAGGAACTCATTGAAACAATGTCGCATGAACGGGAAGAACATTTAAACAACCACGACATTCGACTCGATTTTCTTCAGGACTGTCTGGAGAATTTGAGTACCTCAGACCAGCAGTTACTCAAAAATGCCGTATTTGAAAATCAATCGGTGAAAGACATCGCCAGGACTGCTGGAAAAACGATCCAAACTCTTTATAACCGCCTCTCACTACTCAGACGTGAACTGGCGGCTTGTATATCTCGTAAGCTACAAAGTGAGCGTCAGGCATAA
- a CDS encoding anti-sigma factor, producing MSVQDIPPKFEKLLNRLLDSPEGEFSALEFEEFQTILESCPEAMLQYFEYIDINTGIKSDCSERLKSLEQIVTRETPDTIDSPPPVTQISRQSPRRASAIHYALVAAASIMLFLFLEWSITGGGFWNRPQIVNIEPQVTDLPYFATLTRATDCVWGGDSPPKFSGQRLLSQDLFLEEGYAEFRFDTGVRLVIEGPTIIKINSACCATVSSGKVVLHGYEAAPEFALVTPELTFHDIGTEYGAKIDADGEVDLHVFEGSVRVDPNQDNKLFAESVIITEGQAKHLKEDRIDDIQIKPEDFKREVPTNPKNLQAIREETRAYDSFHPVVISDPASFSDWRNAGIGWKNPWRNKVNGGDPARGDSQPLKSLTGSELAQDQLGLVELRKGNTAWRTLERPVRLNKDAIYYLSFYIQKQNSGNGAEKQYGNLSLQTSNPEKYQSRILLGITSHNYSTLQAGMEVIENAPPLQTGKTYFFVAKIVASENASDQVFMRAFAPEETIPSHEPPVWTCATGPFRDSFVYDQVRLHAARNAEFLFDELRIGTTWDSVINTQSPEMAP from the coding sequence ATGTCGGTACAGGACATCCCACCGAAATTCGAAAAACTGTTGAACCGGCTTCTGGATAGTCCGGAGGGAGAATTTTCAGCTTTAGAGTTCGAAGAATTTCAAACGATTCTGGAGAGCTGCCCGGAGGCGATGCTCCAGTATTTTGAATACATCGATATCAATACCGGTATCAAATCCGATTGTAGCGAACGGCTCAAATCTCTCGAACAGATTGTCACTCGCGAAACTCCTGATACGATTGATAGCCCTCCTCCCGTCACTCAGATCAGCAGGCAGAGTCCGCGACGCGCTTCTGCGATTCACTACGCGCTGGTGGCTGCCGCATCCATCATGTTATTTCTGTTCCTGGAATGGAGTATTACCGGCGGCGGCTTCTGGAATCGGCCCCAGATAGTGAATATCGAACCACAGGTCACAGACCTGCCTTACTTCGCCACACTCACGCGTGCTACCGATTGTGTCTGGGGTGGAGACTCTCCCCCCAAATTTTCCGGACAGAGACTGTTATCACAGGACCTCTTCCTGGAAGAAGGCTATGCAGAATTTCGCTTTGACACCGGAGTTCGCCTTGTGATTGAGGGCCCGACAATAATCAAGATAAATTCTGCCTGCTGTGCGACCGTTTCATCCGGGAAGGTGGTACTGCATGGCTATGAAGCGGCTCCGGAATTTGCATTAGTCACTCCAGAACTCACGTTCCACGATATTGGAACGGAATACGGCGCCAAAATCGACGCCGACGGTGAAGTCGATCTGCATGTGTTCGAAGGATCCGTACGCGTTGATCCCAACCAGGATAATAAACTGTTCGCTGAATCCGTCATCATTACCGAAGGTCAGGCGAAGCACCTCAAAGAGGACCGGATCGACGATATTCAGATCAAACCCGAAGATTTTAAACGGGAAGTCCCTACCAACCCCAAAAATCTTCAGGCGATTCGCGAGGAAACCAGGGCATACGACAGCTTTCATCCCGTCGTCATCAGTGACCCGGCAAGCTTTTCAGACTGGAGAAACGCCGGGATTGGCTGGAAGAACCCCTGGCGAAACAAGGTCAATGGTGGCGATCCCGCGCGGGGTGACAGCCAGCCTCTCAAATCACTGACTGGCTCCGAACTGGCTCAAGACCAATTGGGCCTCGTCGAACTGAGAAAAGGAAATACGGCCTGGCGCACCTTGGAAAGACCAGTCCGCCTGAATAAAGATGCCATCTACTATTTGAGTTTCTATATCCAGAAACAGAATTCAGGGAATGGCGCAGAAAAGCAATACGGCAACCTCTCCCTGCAAACTTCGAACCCGGAAAAATATCAGAGCAGAATTTTACTTGGTATCACTTCACACAATTACTCTACCCTGCAGGCCGGAATGGAAGTCATCGAAAACGCTCCGCCTTTACAGACCGGGAAAACCTATTTCTTTGTCGCGAAGATTGTCGCCAGCGAAAACGCTTCGGATCAGGTCTTCATGCGTGCCTTCGCACCAGAAGAAACGATCCCCAGCCATGAGCCCCCCGTCTGGACTTGTGCTACGGGCCCCTTCAGAGATTCCTTTGTGTATGATCAGGTCAGACTGCACGCCGCCCGTAATGCCGAATTTCTGTTTGACGAACTACGCATTGGCACAACATGGGATTCAGTAATCAATACGCAGTCCCCAGAAATGGCTCCCTGA
- a CDS encoding FadR/GntR family transcriptional regulator, with translation MYDNKCNMAEPLQNSMATVLAEKIRRRIMKEQLPEGHVFMTEGQLAEEYQVSRPIVREAVSRLRALGILDVRQRKGLVVQCPDLMQLLSDSIPLLAVSQQEQRELGMLRYVLEIGAIELAVKYATVDQLDRLDQIVVEMEQYLEREDWEKEIELDLAFHSLVLEMTNSMYVAGMQQILAKYFRNISETGQSSSGQKARIIWEHSELAAAIRNRDLEHARVMIRMQFQGLVSEAQEQ, from the coding sequence ATGTATGATAATAAGTGCAATATGGCTGAACCACTACAAAATTCGATGGCGACAGTTTTAGCGGAGAAAATCCGTCGGAGGATTATGAAGGAACAGCTACCTGAAGGCCATGTTTTCATGACTGAGGGGCAGCTGGCTGAGGAGTACCAGGTTTCCAGGCCCATTGTGAGAGAGGCGGTCAGCCGTTTACGGGCCTTGGGGATTCTGGATGTCAGGCAGCGTAAAGGGCTGGTCGTGCAGTGTCCTGACTTGATGCAGCTACTCTCAGACAGCATTCCCTTGTTGGCTGTTTCTCAGCAGGAGCAGCGTGAGTTGGGAATGTTGCGTTATGTGTTGGAAATTGGTGCCATTGAGCTGGCGGTCAAGTATGCGACTGTGGATCAACTGGATCGACTGGATCAGATCGTTGTTGAGATGGAGCAATATCTTGAGCGAGAAGATTGGGAGAAGGAAATCGAACTAGATCTGGCGTTTCATTCTCTGGTACTGGAAATGACAAATTCCATGTATGTAGCAGGGATGCAGCAGATTCTGGCGAAGTATTTTCGAAACATCTCTGAGACCGGTCAATCCAGTTCAGGCCAGAAAGCGCGAATTATCTGGGAGCATTCAGAGCTGGCGGCAGCGATCCGCAATCGAGATCTTGAGCATGCCCGCGTGATGATCCGGATGCAGTTTCAGGGGCTTGTTTCAGAAGCTCAGGAACAATAA
- a CDS encoding HpcH/HpaI aldolase family protein translates to MRASRIKHKLSQDEPVLITQLHLLDPSLFELTSLMGFDGIWMDMEHHTYSLETATQLMRAARVGSSDILARPANGEFMRIGRMLEAGAQGIMYPRCSNAAEAAEVVKWSKFAPLGKRGFDGSGADMPYCTMPVSDYVNQANEHTFITIQLEEQSAVDQAEEIAAVPGVDALMLGPADFSILEGFPGQFNHPQMQAAIETIATAAANQGKHWGMPTFNLEHAQELLQRGARMLYHMADIIFVKNGLEQMQQQFSQIGLTFDNQLTDSATHYTQGKKS, encoded by the coding sequence ATGAGAGCCAGCCGTATCAAACACAAGCTCAGCCAGGACGAACCGGTACTGATTACTCAGTTACATCTGCTGGATCCCTCACTCTTCGAACTCACCAGCCTGATGGGCTTCGATGGCATCTGGATGGACATGGAGCACCATACTTATAGCCTGGAGACAGCCACACAACTCATGCGGGCAGCCCGCGTCGGCTCCTCCGATATTCTTGCCCGACCTGCTAATGGAGAATTCATGAGAATCGGTCGCATGCTCGAAGCGGGGGCGCAAGGCATCATGTATCCTCGCTGCAGTAATGCTGCTGAAGCAGCGGAAGTCGTGAAGTGGTCCAAGTTCGCCCCTCTGGGGAAACGAGGTTTCGACGGGTCCGGTGCGGACATGCCTTACTGCACCATGCCTGTCTCTGATTATGTAAACCAGGCCAACGAACACACTTTTATCACCATTCAACTCGAAGAACAGTCCGCCGTCGATCAGGCGGAAGAAATCGCTGCAGTCCCAGGCGTCGATGCCCTGATGCTGGGTCCTGCTGACTTCTCGATTCTTGAAGGTTTTCCCGGGCAGTTCAATCATCCACAAATGCAAGCTGCGATCGAGACGATTGCCACTGCCGCTGCCAATCAGGGTAAACACTGGGGCATGCCTACGTTTAATCTGGAACACGCCCAGGAATTGCTGCAGCGGGGCGCAAGAATGCTGTATCACATGGCTGATATCATCTTCGTCAAAAACGGCCTCGAACAGATGCAGCAGCAATTCAGCCAGATCGGTTTGACATTCGATAATCAGCTGACAGATTCAGCCACACACTACACGCAGGGAAAGAAATCATGA